The DNA window AATCCATTCTGCTGCTCTTTTACTATCTACATTTTGAATTTGTCCATCAGAATCTGCGAAATTAACTAATTTATTTTCGTTTTTAGACACTAACATAGTAGTTGACCATTTGAATTTTTCTTTAGAAATATTTCTAGTTCTTAATTCTAATTCAAATCCTGAATTTTCAACTTCACCAATATTAACTAAACGACTGTCTAAACCAGTTGTACCTGAAATTGGATTATCTATAAGAAGTTGATCACTTGTTCTCTTATAGTATTCTACAGAACCAGATACAATATTATTGAATAAACCAAAATCAATTCCTGGGTTAATCTCTATTGATCGTTCCCATTGTAAATTAGGATTTGCAAAGTTAATAGAGTTAAAACCAGGCTCAACGTCACCATCAACAACTGCAGTTGAAGATTGCAATAAAGGTAAGTATGGAAAAGCATCAACAATAGGATCTCCTGATCTTAAAAATGGATTACCAGACACACCATAACTCATTCTAATTTTTAACATATTAACAACTTCGCTTTCATTTAAAAAGTCTTCGTTACTAACGATCCAACCAACAGAGGCCGCTGCAAAATTACCATACTTACTATCTTCTCCAAAAGAAGAAAATCCATCACGTCTAAAACTTACAGACGCTAAATACTTATTATCATAAGAGTAGTTTAGCCTTGCTAAATACGATATTAGTCGTTCTGGAATTTCATAAGACACACTCGTTACAGTTGTTGGATCTGCAGCAGTAATAGTTTGTAATAAATCCGAATCATAACCAGCACCAGATGTGCTTTCAAAATTGGTATCCCATTTTTCAGCAGAAAAACCAACTATAGCACCAATTTCATGCTTTCCAAAAATCTTGTCATAAGAAAATATATTATCTGTTACAAAGTGAATTCTGTTTTGTGTAGATAAATCTAATTGTGTTGCAGAGGCACCGTTTCTACTTGAAAGAACACCTTGCCAGCGATCTCTTTTAGTATTCTGGAAATCTCCAGACAATGTAGTTCTAAAAGAAAAGTTATCTGTAATGTTATACTTTGCAAAAACACTACCTGCTAGTTTAAATTTATAATCGTTACGATCACGCTCTAATACTTTTGCCGCTGGATTTGTATTTGAAGTATTACTAATATCTGTTCCACCAGATTCAACTGGTGACATTGTATCTAGGTCAAAATCATCAAACATTCTTTGTTCAGCGTAATCACCAATTTTCACATTTGCATATTTACCACCATCTCGTAAACGGTTAACATATTGAATATTACTTGCATCAATATATAATGGCAACCAAGGTGTTTGTCTTAAAATATCGTGAGTAGAACCATCAAAACGTCTTCTATTAGAATAAGATGGACTTAAATTTGCTCCAATTGAGAATTTATCATTGATTTTAGAATTTACTTTTAATCTTAGTGAATACTTCTTATAATCATCAGTTAATAAAACACCCTCATCATGAACATAATTTAAAGACAAACTAAATTTTGTATTTTCATTACCACCTCTAGCTGCAAAAGAGTGACTCTCAATGATACCACCATCAAAAATAACATCTTGCCAATCGCGATCTGTACCAATTAATTGCTTAACTCTAGTTCTATCAGATATAGTTCCTGTAGCTGCTTTTTCTGCTCTTGCAGTTTCAGCTACTGTAAAATAGTAATCATCACTTTGTCTTGCTTCTTTAAAACCTGTAAAGACATTATAAGTAAACTTTGTCTTACCAGCTTTACCTTGCTTTGTAGTTATTAAAATTACACCATTAGCTCCTCTAGAACCATATATTGCAGCAGAAGCAGCATCTTTTAACACTTCAAAAGATTCAACTTCATTCATATCTAAGTTACCTAAAAAGTCACTATCAACAACTAAACCATCAACAACAATAGCTGGTGAAGAATCTCCAGAAATTGAACCAGTTCCTCTAATTCGAATTGTTGGAGCAGAACCCGCTTCACCTTCTGTAGCAGCAATAGTTACACCAGACACCTGACCTACTAAAGCTTCATCAACTCTTGGTACAGCAATTTGATCAAGGTCTTCATTTTTAACCTTTGATATAGCTCCTGTTAAATGACTCTTTCTCTGAGTACCATAACCGATAACTACAACTTCATCTAATTGAGCTGCGTCTTCAGCCAATGAAATACTTAACGTTTGTTGGTCACTAACAATAACTGTTGAGGTAACATAACCTAAATAAGAGAATTGTAACACCTCACCAGAAGCTACATTAATTTCGAAGTTTCCATCAAAATCTGTAGAAGCACCTCTTGTTGTATTTAGAACTAGAACATTAACACCTGGAATAGGTTGTTGATCTACTTCAGAAACAACTGTCCCTTTCAGCAGATAGCTTTCTTGGGCAAACATTGTTACGCTAAATAGTAATGCAACTAATAGCGGTAGTTTGTTTTTTAAATTCATAATAATTGTTTTGAATTGAATTAATTAATATTAACAATTACTTAAGTTTTAATACACAGCTAATTAATATGTTTTTTTGTAGCTTTGCTTATGTATCTACTTACTAAGTAATTACACTTTTTCACTTCTTTTTATAGAAGTTTTTTTTAAAAGGATAGGCCCACCCTGTCCTTTTTTGTTATAAAAAATAATTGGTTTACCAGATTGGTTTACCAAATATATATAAAATTTTGTTAATTCCAACGTTTTCGTAAATTTTATTTGTTAAAATAGAACACGTTTAAGTTAAAATAGCAAACACTAAATATTCGTTTAAGGAATCTCTTGCTTTTTTCACAAAAGCTTCATGGATTATAACTAAAGGATTTTTTACGACTCTTTATCACCAAAATAAGATGGTCCATCACCAGTTAAGAAATCTTCTCTAACTGGACTAAATGTATCAATTAACTCTCCTTCTTCTAAACAAACTGCACTATGCAATAAATTAGGTTCGACATACACACCATCTCCTGCTTCTACAATTTGCTTTTCTCCATCAATTTCAAATTCAAATTTACCAGAAACACAAAAGGTAGCTTGTGTATGAAAATGTTGATGCGGTGTACCTAATGCTCCTTTGTCAAATTTTACTCTTACCATCATGATTTGGTTATCATAACCTAAGAATTTTCTTGATACTCCTCCTCCAAGTACTTCCCATTCGATATCTTTTGTAACAATATACTTTTCGCTAAATCTTTTCATAATTTTATAATTTTTATTATTCTACTTGAAATAATAAGAACCTGACCATTCATAATTCTTATTGTCTATTTTTAAGTTATGTATTACTTCTTTTGAAGCCTTTGTATTTGCTGTAATAAATAGTTTAGTATTACCTTTTACAGTTGTAATTGAAATGGCTGTATAATCTACAGTATCTAATATAACTTTTAATCCTTGTATATTACTGTTAGAATTAAACGCAGATTCTGTGACTGGACTATAACTACCATGAGATTCTATAGTTGAAACAAAAAGTGTGTTTTTTGTGTTTTTTCTTCTTAATAATAATGCAGGATCTC is part of the Psychroserpens ponticola genome and encodes:
- a CDS encoding cupin domain-containing protein — protein: MKRFSEKYIVTKDIEWEVLGGGVSRKFLGYDNQIMMVRVKFDKGALGTPHQHFHTQATFCVSGKFEFEIDGEKQIVEAGDGVYVEPNLLHSAVCLEEGELIDTFSPVREDFLTGDGPSYFGDKES
- a CDS encoding SusC/RagA family TonB-linked outer membrane protein, encoding MNLKNKLPLLVALLFSVTMFAQESYLLKGTVVSEVDQQPIPGVNVLVLNTTRGASTDFDGNFEINVASGEVLQFSYLGYVTSTVIVSDQQTLSISLAEDAAQLDEVVVIGYGTQRKSHLTGAISKVKNEDLDQIAVPRVDEALVGQVSGVTIAATEGEAGSAPTIRIRGTGSISGDSSPAIVVDGLVVDSDFLGNLDMNEVESFEVLKDAASAAIYGSRGANGVILITTKQGKAGKTKFTYNVFTGFKEARQSDDYYFTVAETARAEKAATGTISDRTRVKQLIGTDRDWQDVIFDGGIIESHSFAARGGNENTKFSLSLNYVHDEGVLLTDDYKKYSLRLKVNSKINDKFSIGANLSPSYSNRRRFDGSTHDILRQTPWLPLYIDASNIQYVNRLRDGGKYANVKIGDYAEQRMFDDFDLDTMSPVESGGTDISNTSNTNPAAKVLERDRNDYKFKLAGSVFAKYNITDNFSFRTTLSGDFQNTKRDRWQGVLSSRNGASATQLDLSTQNRIHFVTDNIFSYDKIFGKHEIGAIVGFSAEKWDTNFESTSGAGYDSDLLQTITAADPTTVTSVSYEIPERLISYLARLNYSYDNKYLASVSFRRDGFSSFGEDSKYGNFAAASVGWIVSNEDFLNESEVVNMLKIRMSYGVSGNPFLRSGDPIVDAFPYLPLLQSSTAVVDGDVEPGFNSINFANPNLQWERSIEINPGIDFGLFNNIVSGSVEYYKRTSDQLLIDNPISGTTGLDSRLVNIGEVENSGFELELRTRNISKEKFKWSTTMLVSKNENKLVNFADSDGQIQNVDSKRAAEWINQVGNPISSFYGWVVDRDIPLQYINNPYHPVGGEAQDVYVKDLNGDGIIDDDDKTILGDPYPDIVWSLTNDFKVGDFDLSFMFQGSHGAEIRNMGDQYIFNHFNSAQDYTADTPNKEFIKEKIFTDDIIQDASYIALRNVNIGYTLPQSLLSKIFLTKARVYASGTNLLYFTASDYTGFNPESINDTSPTTYGYQRAGSPVQQTISLGLNLEF